In Gopherus flavomarginatus isolate rGopFla2 chromosome 5, rGopFla2.mat.asm, whole genome shotgun sequence, one DNA window encodes the following:
- the FLRT2 gene encoding leucine-rich repeat transmembrane protein FLRT2, whose amino-acid sequence MGLWMRMWPKDWAAFLKSWLIISLGLCMQVSKTLACPNVCRCDRNFVYCNERSLTSVPLGIPEGVTVLYLHNNQINNAGFPAELHNVQSVHTVYLYGNQLDEFPMNLPKNVRVLHLQENNIQTISRVALAQLLKLEELHLDDNSISTVGVEDGAFREAVSLKLLFLSKNHLSSVPVGLPVDLQELRVDENRIAIISDMAFQNLTSLERLILDGNLLTNKGIAEGTFSHLTKLKEFSIVRNSLSYPPPDLPGTLLLRLYLQDNQITHIPLSAFSNLHKLERLDISNNQLRMLVKGVFDNLHNLKQLTVRNNPWLCDCSIKWVTEWLKFIPSSINVRGFMCQGPEQVRGMAVRELNMNMLSCPTTTPGLPLITPAPATTLPTTLVPTSSVPTPSDKYSPLPPTKSTLPTVPDREGGEMVTPPISERIQLSINFVNDSCIQVNWLSLFTVMAYKLTWVKMGHSLVGGIVQERIVSGEKQHLSLVNLEPKSTYRICLVPLDAFNNYRAGEDTVCSEATTKASHLNNGSNTASSHEQTTSQHMGSPFLLAGLIGGAVIFVLVVLLSIFCWHMHKKGRYTSQKWKYNRGRRKDDYCEAGTKKDNSILEMTETSFQIVSLNNDQLLKGDFRLQPIYTPNGGINYTDCHIPNNMRYCNSSVSDLEHCHT is encoded by the coding sequence ATGGGCCTGTGGATGAGAATGTGGCCCAAAGATTGGGCTGCTTTCCTGAAATCCTGGCTCATAATTTCCCTGGGGCTCTGCATGCAGGTCTCCAAAACTCTGGCCTGTCCAAATGTGTGCCGCTGTGACCGAAACTTTGTCTACTGTAATGAGCGAAGCTTGACCTCAGTGCCTCTTGGGATACCGGAGGGTGTAACCGTACTCTACCTCCACAATAACCAAATTAATAATGCTGGATTCCCTGCAGAGCTGCACAACGTACAGTCTGTGCATACGGTCTACCTGTATGGCAACCAATTGGATGAGTTTCCCATGAACCTGCCCAAGAATGTCAGGGTTCTTCACCTGCaggaaaacaacattcaaaccatTTCTCGGGTTGCCCTGGCCCAGCTCCTGAAGCTGGAAGAGCTGCACCTAGATGACAACTCCATCTCTACTGTGGGGGTTGAGGATGGAGCATTTCGGGAAGCTGTCAGCCTCAAGCTTCTGTTCTTGTCTAAGAATCACTTGAGCAGTGTACCAGTTGGCCTTCCAGTGGACTTACAAGAGTTACGAGTTGATGAAAACCGAATTGCCATAATTTCAGACATGGCCTTCCAGAATCTCACGAGCTTGGAGCGTCTTATTTTGGATGGCAATCTCCTGACCAATAAAGGTATAGCTGAGGGCACCTTCAGCCATCTGACCAAGCtcaaagaattctctatagtacgGAATTCACTATCCTACCCTCCCCCTGATCTTCCAGGTACACTTCTGCTGAGGCTTTACCTGCAGGACAACCAGATAACCCACATACCACTTTCAGCCTTTTCAAACCTCCACAAGCTGGAGCGGCTTGATATTTCCAACAATCAGCTCCGGATGCTGGTGAAAGGGGTCTTTGATAACCTCCACAACCTGAAGCAGCTCACTGTGCGGAATAATCCCTGGTTATGTGACTGCAGTATTAAATGGGTCACTGAATGGCTCAAATTTATTCCCTCATCCATCAATGTCCGGGGTTTTATGTGCCAGGGACCAGAACAGGTCCGAGGTATGGCTGTCAGGGAGCTCAATATGAATATGTTGTCATGCCCCACCACCACTCCTGGTCTGCCACTTATCACCCCAGCCCCCGCTACCACCTTGCCAACCACACTGGTTCCCACTTCATCAGTTCCAACTCCAAGTGATAAATACAGTCCTCTCCCACCCACCAAATCCACACTCCCCACTGTGCCTGACAGGGAGGGTGGAGAAATGGTGACACCTCCCATTTCTGAAAGGATCCAACTCTCCATCAATTTTGTGAATGACTCTTGCATCCAAGTCAACTGGCTGTCCCTTTTTACCGTGATGGCGTACAAACTCACATGGGTTAAAATGGGCCACAGCCTGGTAGGAGGCATTGTTCAGGAACGGATAGTAAGTGGTGAGAAACAACACTTAAGCTTGGTGAATCTCGAACCCAAATCCACTTATCGGATTTGTTTGGTTCCACTGGATGCTTTTAATAATTACCGAGCTGGAGAAGACACTGTCTGTTCAGAAGCCACAACCAAGGCTTCCCACTTAAACAATGGTAGCAACACAGCCTCCAGCCATGAGCAGACGACTTCTCAGCATATGGGCTCCCCCTTTTTGCTGGCAGGCTTGATTGGGGGTGCAGTGATATTTGTTCTTGTGGTCTTGCTCAGCATCTTTTGCTGGCACATGCATAAAAAGGGGCGCTACACCTCCCAGAAGTGGAAATACAACCGGGGCCGGCGGAAAGATGACTATTGCGAGGCGGGGACCAAGAAGGACAACTCCATCCTGGAGATGACGGAAACCAGCTTCCAGATTGTCTCCTTAAATAACGATCAGCTCCTTAAAGGAGATTTCAGACTGCAGCCCATTTATACCCCAAACGGGGGAATTAACTACACAGACTGCCACATCCCCAACAACATGCGATACTGCAACAGCAGTGTCTCAGATCTGGAACACTGTCATACGTGA